The sequence GAGCCTAAACCGGCATCCTCATAGGCGCTGGCTATTACAACAAGGGTCTTTCCTTTTAACGGGGTTTTCATGGTGCCTGCGTCGTTGTCCCATTTATAAAGGCAAAACATCCTGTCAAAAACCATTTTTATCTGCGCGCTTGCGCCGAAGAAATAAAGCGGTGTTGCCATCACTATTACGTCCGCTTCAAGCATTTTAGCAAGGACCGGTTTTATATCGTCATTGACAGCGCATTCGTATTTGTCCAGCTTCTGGCATTTTCTGCAGGACAAACACCCGTTCGCTCTGGTTTTAAGGAAAGCGGTTTGTATAACCTCTAATTTGGAACCTTTTGACCTGGCTCCTTCGCTGAACCATTCTATCAGCGATGCAGTATTGCCGTTTTTCTTTGGGCTGCCTGAAAGTATTAATATCTTTTTTGCCATGTTTTGGAATTCCTCCAGCAAAGAACGTCCTTTTTGTGTTTCTGTGTAATCAGGGCCGTTGAGGATTTTTTCAACAGGCTCAATGTTTACAGGAGGTCGGTTGATGTTCTTCCCGGGGGTATTTTGACGCCTTTGACCTCTATGATGCCGGCCACTATAGCTGCTGTAAAATATATTACCCAGAGGTAAGTATAGTATTTGCCGAAAAAAGCTGCCAGGCCTGAAAAACACAGGGATACTACGAAGATCAATAACCCTACCTCAAGGTATTTCCATTTCAGCGGGAGGTTTACATAAACTTCGCTGTATTTTGAATTATACCTGCGGTGGCGGACATAGGCTGCCGCGAGCATAAAAAAACCTACAGGCGAGATAAGTTGGGAGATAAGATGTATCAGGACTATCTCTATATATTTATGGCCTTCGGGAAACCAGACCGCATCATAAATATGATAATTCCCCAGTGTTACGATTATTTTAGAATCTGTAATTGCAAGTTTGTTTGCAAGAACAAATATTATAGCCGCACAAAGACCCGTGCCGTAGGAGGCAAAATCAGCCGACGCAGGTGGGCCTTTTTCATCAGGCACCCAGTGGAATATACCTACGAGAATGGAAGGTGCGATTATAGCCATTAAAAAAGACTGCCGTACAGAATTGATGATCATCGGCCACGGGTGAGGCCAAAGCATCTGGAACGGCCTGCTGAGGAAATAAATGCCGAACATGATAAAAGCCAGGAAGACTTTCTTATAAGCCATTTCACCTACTATCAACATCCTGACTTTGCTGTATTGGTATATTTGAAAGGCCATAAAAAAATATACACACGCCGTAATTATCGGTAAAACCATATTAAGTATTGCTTCAAACATAAAGGCCCCGTTATCGTTTACTTAAATAAGCTGTATTTATAAGAATTTTAACATTATTAAAGTCTCAGGTCAAGAATCAGTGAGATAATAAGAGGTTCAGTTTTTTGACTAATAAGGCAGAATTATATAAAATAGCTTACTATTTAGAGATAAAAAAACAAACATCCTCTTCTCTAAAAATTATCTTAGCTGTTGGATAAAAGGAATAATATCATGGAAGTAATTCAAGCAGTAGTGCTCGGCCTTGTGCAGGGGTTTACAGAATTTTTACCTGTGAGCAGTTCCGGGCATTTGATAGTGATACCGTGGATTTTTAAGTGGAACGATCTGGGAGCGACTTTTGACGTGGCGCTTCATTTGGGGACCCTTATTTCTCTGGTTTTCTATTTCTGGAGAGATTGGATTGAGATAATAAGAAGGTGGAAAGAACCTTTTCTTTGGCTCATAGCCGTAGGGTGTGTGCCTGCAGCTGTCTTCGGCTATAAATTCGAAAAAACTTTTGAGACAGTATTCCGTTCTCCTCTTCTTGTAGCCGTATTTATGATAAGCATGGGCCTTTTGATGTGGCTGGCAGAGCTAAGAGGTAAAAAGAACAAGGATATGGAATCCCTTAACCTCGGGGATACGTTATTTATCGGGTTTGCTCAGGTCCTGGCGCTTATGCCGGGCGTATCCCGCTCCGGGATAACGATAACTGCTGGCATTTTCAGCGGGTTTAAGAGAGAAAGCGCCGCCAGGTTTTCTTTCCTTTTGGCAATGCCGATAACCTTCGGAGCGGGGTTACTCAAATTAAAACATGTGATGGAATTTGGGATACCTAAGGATGAATATAGAGTATTTCTAAGCGGGATATTGTTTGCAACGATCTCAGGATTTTTGGCTATCAAATATTTATTGAAGTTCTTGCAGAAACACAGCCTTTACGTCTTTATATGGTACAGGATGATAGTTGGTTTAGCGGTACTTTTAATTTATTTCCTGTCTTAAGAATTTCCTGCACGTGAAATAGACAGGTTCCCGCTTAATCTATGCCTAGGCACTTGACTGGCGTAACCTAAATTTATAGGATATTCCCCTATGGATCAACAGCATAGGATTCAATCACATAAGGAGAAAACAGACTCTTGAAAACTTTAAAAGGCATATCAGCGGCTCCAGGCATAATCCAGGGCACTGTATGTGTATATGATACCGAGATAGAGGGCGTTGTACCTCATTATAATATTGATGCTAATCAGGTGAAAAATGAAGTCAAGCGTTTGACGGAAGCATTTGACCAGGCCAAGAAAGAAATGTCGGGTATGATAGAGGATGCCAGGTCTGTGTTTGACGAAAAAGCAGCTGAGGTTTTTAACAGCCACCTTGTTATTTTAAAGGACCAGGGGCTTTTCGACAAAATGGCGGACCTTATAAAAGAAAGGATGATAAATGCCGAGCATGCTGTAAGCGATATATTTGATTATTATATAAAGAAATATGAAAAGCAAGAAGGCCATTTTAAAGAACTGACCCATGACCTTCTAGATACAAGGACAAGGATTTTGTCTGCTTTTAACCTCGGTAGCGGGCATTTTATGTGCCCTATAGGCGAGCAAAAAGCCGTAGTCGTAGCCGCAAAGCAGCTTACCCCTTCAATGATTTTAAATATCCCTAAAGAACACGCTCTTGCCTTCGTCGCAAAAGAAGGAGGGTTTACAAGCCATGCTACCATCCTTGCCCGTTCTTACGGGGTGCCGATAATCTTTGGCTTAGATATAGAAAAAGAGCTTGAATGCGGAACAGAGGTTATCGTTGACGGTTCTTTAGGTAAGGTTATAATCTGTCCCGACGATAATACAAGGCAGTACTACCGGGCAAAGATAGATAAAATTAATCAAAAAAAATTAGTGTGCGATGCTACAAGCACTATCAGCAAAACAAATGCAAGAAAACTAAAAGATGTAAAGCTGAAGCTGAATATAAGCGTCCCGGAAGAGATCGATATGGTATCGGAGTTTACGCATGACGGGATAGGTCTTTTAAGGACCGAGTTTCTTTTTGCAAAGGATGAAAAACCGCCGAGCGAAGAAGAACAATACAGGGAATACAGGCATATTTTAACCGCAGTTAAAGAACCTGTGACTGTAAGGATCCTTGACTTGAGCAACGACAAACTGCCGCCGTTTTTGGAGTTCCCGAAAGGCATCTCTCCGGATATGGAAGTAAGAGGGGCT comes from Candidatus Liberimonas magnetica and encodes:
- a CDS encoding flavodoxin family protein gives rise to the protein MAKKILILSGSPKKNGNTASLIEWFSEGARSKGSKLEVIQTAFLKTRANGCLSCRKCQKLDKYECAVNDDIKPVLAKMLEADVIVMATPLYFFGASAQIKMVFDRMFCLYKWDNDAGTMKTPLKGKTLVVIASAYEDAGLGSLEKPFKLTADYTSMPFESLLVPNAGVSGQLKKNLRIRKKAVALGKKVS
- the uppP gene encoding undecaprenyl-diphosphatase UppP, whose amino-acid sequence is MEVIQAVVLGLVQGFTEFLPVSSSGHLIVIPWIFKWNDLGATFDVALHLGTLISLVFYFWRDWIEIIRRWKEPFLWLIAVGCVPAAVFGYKFEKTFETVFRSPLLVAVFMISMGLLMWLAELRGKKNKDMESLNLGDTLFIGFAQVLALMPGVSRSGITITAGIFSGFKRESAARFSFLLAMPITFGAGLLKLKHVMEFGIPKDEYRVFLSGILFATISGFLAIKYLLKFLQKHSLYVFIWYRMIVGLAVLLIYFLS
- the ptsP gene encoding phosphoenolpyruvate--protein phosphotransferase: MKTLKGISAAPGIIQGTVCVYDTEIEGVVPHYNIDANQVKNEVKRLTEAFDQAKKEMSGMIEDARSVFDEKAAEVFNSHLVILKDQGLFDKMADLIKERMINAEHAVSDIFDYYIKKYEKQEGHFKELTHDLLDTRTRILSAFNLGSGHFMCPIGEQKAVVVAAKQLTPSMILNIPKEHALAFVAKEGGFTSHATILARSYGVPIIFGLDIEKELECGTEVIVDGSLGKVIICPDDNTRQYYRAKIDKINQKKLVCDATSTISKTNARKLKDVKLKLNISVPEEIDMVSEFTHDGIGLLRTEFLFAKDEKPPSEEEQYREYRHILTAVKEPVTVRILDLSNDKLPPFLEFPKGISPDMEVRGAMAVELFRELFITQFKALLRANVNNNLRLLYPMVADLNDLNVYKSTLEEAKTILKKEKAGFNDKNIKTGVMIETPSAAMMISELIREVDFVNIGSNDLFQYTLATTRKNYLTEKRYHILHPALVKLMSIIANEGKKAKKEVCLCGEIASFEEFYPLFLELGIRSFSVAVSKFMDLQCEFLHIKDIKNKNIAKSYYKTRSKEEADSYFAKFI